A stretch of the Capricornis sumatraensis isolate serow.1 chromosome 19, serow.2, whole genome shotgun sequence genome encodes the following:
- the LOC138095124 gene encoding zinc finger protein 23-like has translation MLENYGNVASLGFPLLKPAVISQLEGGGELEGPSPLASGAGTGPQGLWTDIDIQTDNNLTEEMYEEKYNISHELQRNSFQETDFSETYILEKKQEVHSVGSVKKENSNVIDGMVKDSTSPMEECFFSQSPNLNQCHTISAGEQPPECTGREKAFSFDTKLIQQEIINSGQRPFKCEELMENFSYNSQLNQGQDSYTGEKPHQYKECGKAFSISAKLIWHQRLHSGEKPFKCVECGKSFSYSSHYITHQTIHSGEKPYQCKVCEKAFSVNGSLSRHQRIHTGERPYQCKDCGSSFSCSSAYIIHQRIHTGEKPYECNDCGRAFNVNAKLIQHQRIHTGEKPYECTECGRGFRCSSQLRQHQSTHTGERPFQCKECGKAFSSNAKLIQHQRIHTGEKPYECTECGKAFGVKGKLIQHQRIHTGEKPYECKECGKTFRCNSQLRQHLRIHTGEKPYECNECGKAFNVNAKLMQHQRIHTGEKPFECNECGKCFTSKRNLLDHHQIHTGEKPYQCKECGKAFSINAKLTRHQRIHTGEKPFKCMECEKAFSCSSDYIVHQRIHTGEKPFQCKECGKAFHVNAHLIRHQRSHTGEKPFRCVECGKGFSYSSDCIIHQTVHTWKKPFVCNVCGKAFRFSFQLSQHQSIHSEEKS, from the coding sequence atgctggagaattATGGGAATGTGGCTTCTCTGGGATTTCCCCTTCTCAAACCTGCTGTGATCTCACAACTGGAGGGAGGAGGTGAACTGGAGGGCCCATCTCCACTGGCCTCTGGAGCAGGCACGGGCCCCCAGGGCCTCTGGACTGATATTGATATCCAGACTGACAATAATTTGACAGAAGAAAtgtatgaagaaaaatataatatatcACATGAACTTCAGAGGAACTCTTTTCAGGAAACAGACTTTTCAGAAACCTATATCCTAGAGAAAAAGCAGGAGGTCCACTCAGTAGGAAgtgtgaagaaagaaaacagcaatgTCATTGACGGGATGGTGAAAGACAGTACTAGCCCAATGGAGGAGTGTTTCTTTAGTCAGAGTCCAAATTTGAATCAGTGTCATACCATCTccgctggagagcagccccctgaGTGTACAGGACGGGAGAAAGCCTTCAGCTTTGACACAAAACTTATTCAACAGGAAATAATTAATTCTGGGCAAAGACCTTTTAAATGTGAAGAATTAATGGAAAACTTTAGCTATAATTCTCAACTTAATCAGGGTCAAGATAGCTacactggagagaagccccaTCAGTATAAGGAGTGTGGCAAAGCCTTTAGCATCAGTGCAAAATTAATTTGGCATCAAAGACTTCACAGTGGGGAGAAGCCCTTCAAATGTGTAGAGTGTGGTAAAAGCTTCAGTTACAGTTCCCATTATATTACACATCAGACAATCCACAGTGGGGAGAAGCCCTATCAGTGTAAGGTGTGTGAAAAAGCCTTCAGTGTTAACGGGAGTCTCAGTAGGCATCAGAGAATCCATACAGGAGAGAGGCCCTATCAGTGCAAGGACTGTGGGAGCAGCTTTAGCTGCAGTTCTGCATATATCATACATCAGAGaatccacactggagagaaaccttatgagTGTAATGACTGTGGGAGAGCTTTCAATGTTAATGCAAAATTAATTCAACATCAGCGgatccacactggagagaaaccttatgaatgtaCCGAGTGTGGGAGAGGCTTCAGGTGCAGTTCCCAGCTTAGGCAGCATCAGAGCACCCACACTGGAGAGAGGCCCTTTCAGTGTAAGGAGTGTGGAAAGGCCTTTAGTAGTAATGCAAAACTCATTCAGCATCAAAGAATTCATACAGGGGAGAAACCCTATGAGTGTActgaatgtggaaaagcctttgGCGTCAAAGGGAAATTAATCCAGCACCAGAGAATCCACACGGGTGAGAAACCCTATGAGTGTAAAGAATGTGGCAAAACCTTCAGGTGTAACTCCCAGCTTCGGCAGCATCTGAGAATCCACACCGGGGAGAAGCCCTACGAGTGTAATGAGTGTGGAAAGGCCTTCAACGTTAATGCGAAGTTAATGCAGCATCAGAGGATTCACACTGGGGAGAAACCCTTTGAATGTAATGAGTGTGGGAAATGCTTTACTTCTAAAAGAAACCTACTTGATCATCACCAAATccacactggagaaaagccctaccaatgtaaggaatgtgggaaagcctttagcATCAATGCCAAACTAACTAGGCATCAGAGAATACACACTGGGGAGAAACCTTTCAAATGTATGGAATGTGAGAAAGCATTCAGCTGTAGTTCTGACTATATTGTGCATCAGAGAatccatactggagagaaaccctttcAGTGTAAGGAGTGTGGAAAAGCCTTCCATGTTAATGCTCATTTAATTCGGCATCAAAGAagccacactggagagaaacccttcAGATGTGTGGAGTGTGGCAAAGGCTTCAGCTATAGTTCTGACTGTATTATACATCAGACGGTACATACTTGGAAGAAACCCTTTGTGTGTAATgtgtgtgggaaagccttcaggtTTAGCTTCCAACTTAGTCAGCATCAGAGCATCCACAGTGAAGAAAAGTCTTAA